The following are encoded in a window of Eschrichtius robustus isolate mEscRob2 chromosome 1, mEscRob2.pri, whole genome shotgun sequence genomic DNA:
- the TNFAIP2 gene encoding tumor necrosis factor alpha-induced protein 2, with amino-acid sequence MLKTTFQGFLGQQPAPGALDFPGSPQKLPFASEAESETSMSEASSEDLVPPLEAEEAPDRDGEEAAKKKKTKKKKSKGLANMFSVFTKGRKKKSQPSSAETEGDSEPQPRPAGRLPTVEELKADLEHGRLEAAGPLLALERELQAATAAGGVSDEELLRRQSKVEALYVLLRDQVLGLLRRPLEAAPERLRQALAVLAEQEREDRAAAAAAAAAAAAAAAAAAAAAGPAPSALAATRPRRWLQLWRRGVAQAAEERLGQRPAVAAEGRTEAERAFLHMGRTMKEDLEAVVERLKPLFPAEFAVVAAYAQSYHEHFAAHLADLAQFELSERDTYVLLLWVQNLYPNDIINSPKLAVELQGVRLGSLLSPKQIRLLEATFLSNEVDSVKELMARALELESQRWSQDVAPQRLDGHCHSELAIDIIQIISQGQAKAESITLDLGTQIKHMLLVELAAFLKSYQRSFDEFLERCKQLRNYRANVIANINNCLSFRMFVDQKWQIPQDLPSHLLSPLNELKSHGVDTLLQNLFGVLKPLFKRFTQTRWAAPTQTLEEIISVVGERLPEFSELQDCFREELMEVVHLHLVKEYIIRLSKRRLVLNTAEKQQQLAGHIRANAELIQHFCTQNGSPATWLHRALPTLAEIIRLQDPSAIKIEVATYATWYPDFSKGHLSAILAVKGNLSSSEVRSIRSILDINTGAHEPSKSLFSLIKVG; translated from the exons ATGCTGAAGACGACCTTCCAAGGCTTTCTGGGCCAGCAGCCTGCGCCAGGGGCCCTTGACTTCCCCGGAAGCCCCCAGAAGTTGCCCTTCGCCTCGGAGGCGGAGTCAGAAACCTCCATGTCGGAGGCCTCCTCCGAGGACCTGGTGCCACCCCTGGAGGCCGAGGAAGCCCCAGACAGGGATGGAGAAGAGGCTGCGAAGAAGAAGAAGACGAAGAAGAAGAAGTCGAAAGGCCTGGCCAACATGTTTAGCGTCTTCACcaaagggaggaagaagaagagtcaGCCCAGCTCAGCAGAGACAGAGGGCGACTCTGAGCCCCAGCCCCGGCCGGCTGGCCGGCTGCCCACAG TGGAGGAGCTCAAGGCCGACCTGGAGCACGGACGGCTGGAGGCGGCGGGGCCGCTGCTGGCGCTGGAGCGGGAGCTGCAGGCGGCGACGGCGGCGGGCGGCGTGAGCGACGAGGAGCTGCTGCGGCGCCAGAGCAAGGTGGAGGCGCTGTACGTGCTGCTGCGCGACCAGGTGCTCGGCCTGCTGCGCCGGCCGCTGGAGGCGGCGCCGGAGCGGCTGCGCCAGGCGCTGGCCGTGCTGGCCGAGCAGGAGCGCGAGGaccgcgcggcggcggcggcggcggcggcggcggcggcggcggcggcggcggcggcggcggcggcggcggggcccgcgCCCTCGGCGCTGGCGGCCACGCGGCCCCGGCGCTGGCTGCAGCTGTGGCGGCGCGGCGTGGCGCAGGCGGCCGAGGAGCGCCTGGGCCAGCGGCCGGCCGTGGCTGCCGAGGGCCGCACGGAGGCCGAGCGCGCCTTCCTGCACATGGGCCGCACCATGAAGGAGGACCTGGAGGCCGTGGTGGAGCGGCTGAAGCCGCTGTTCCCCGCCGAGTTCGCCGTGGTGGCGGCCTACGCCCAGAGCTACCACGAGCACTTCGCGGCGCACCTGGCGGACCTGGCGCAGTTCGAGCTGAGCGAACGCGACACCTACGTGCTGCTGCTCTGGGTGCAGAACCTCTACCCCAA TGACATCATCAACAGCCCCAAGCTGGCCGTCGAGCTGCAAGGAGTCAGGCTTGGGAGCCTCCTGTCCCCCAAGCAGATCCGGCTGCTGGAGGCCACGTTCCTCTCCAATGAGGTG gaCAGCGTGAAGGAGCTGATGGCCCGCGCCCTGGAGCTGGAGTCGCAGCGCTGGAGCCAGGATGTGGCTCCCCAGAGGCTGGACGGCCACTGCCACAGTGAGCTGGCCATTGACATCATCCAG ATCATCTCCCAGGGCCAGGCCAAGGCCGAGAGCATCACCCTTGACCTGGGCACGCAGATAAAGCACATGCTGTTGGTGGAGCTGGCTGCGTTCCTCAAGAG CTACCAGCGTTCCTTTGATGAATTTCTGGAGAGGTGCAAACAGCTGAGAAATTACAGGGCCAATGTCATCGCCAACATCAACAACTGCCTCTCCTTCCG GATGTTCGTGGACCAGAAGTGGCAGATACCACAGGACCTCCCGAGCCACCTGCTGAGCCCCCTGAATGAGCTCAAGAGTCATGGCGTTGATACCCTGCTCCAGAACCTGTTTGGGGTCCTGAAG CCGCTGTTCAAGAGGTTCACGCAGACCCGCTGGGCGGCCCCCACGCAGACCCTGGAGGAAATTATCTCCGTGGTGGGCGAGAGGCTGCCCGAGTTCTCTGAACTGCAGGACTGTTTCCGGGAG GAGCTCATGGAGGTTGTACACCTGCACCTGGTGAAGGAGTACATCATCCGCCTCAGCAAGCGGCGCCTGGTCCTCAACACggcagagaagcagcagcagctggcGGGGCACATCCGGGCCAACGCCGAGCTCATCCAGCACTTCTGCACTCAGAAC GGCTCCCCAGCAACCTGGCTGCATCGTGCCCTCCCCACGCTCGCAGAGATTATTCGCCTGCAAGACCCCAGTGCCATCAAGATCGAGGTGGCCACGTATGCCACCTGGTACCCTGACTTCAG CAAAGGCCACCTGAGTGCCATCCTGGCCGTCAAGGGGAATCTGTCCAGCAGTGAAGTCAGGAGCATCCGGAGCATCCTAGACATCAACACAGGGGCGCACGAGCCCTCGAAGTCCCTATTTTCACTTATAAAGGTTGGTTAG